The nucleotide sequence ATTGCTTTAGAGAGAGCTTCTTGTTGGTTAAACTCTTTGTGCCTTGCCATTACGGTTGACTGACTTTCTATATTATTAGGTTAGCAATTTTGGAACGATTAGTCAAGTATTTTTTCGAGAGATTAATAAAGTGAGTCCCCGCAAGGCTGAACCCTTGTAGAGTTAAGCTTTGACTACCTTTTGATAGAGTTGAGGAAAAATTTTTCTCGATATAACTAAATAGTTCCCTCGAGCCACAGTGAATTTTTATGAATACGATCAGCCTGGAAAGTTTAGCTCGTAACGGTGCTGTTTGGTCAATTAATGGCTATCAAAAGCATATTTCTCCTAAAAAAGGCTTTTCTTGCCCCCACCGGCTGTTACATGGGGGGTTATCTTGCTCGGAATATGTGAAAAGTGTGTTTATGGATCAGAATTTATCGCAAGTGGTTAAAATGTCGGTAGAGCGCTTTAAAGATTGTGCTTTGGCCAGTAAGCACTTGCAAACTCAAAGTAGTGGGGGATGTCTTATTGTTCCTTGCTGTATCCCGATTTAATAAAAATGATCTGATCCCCCCCAACCCCCCTTATTAAGGAGGGAGAGGTTAAGGGAGTTAGGAGTAACGATTTCGTTCTTACCTTTTGCTATACTTAGACTACTTCATCGGCAAAACTGGTACGCCGCTTAAAATGAAAAGCCCCGGCCACTGATCCCCAGACTAATTCATCGGTTTGGGGATCGTAACCGCGATCAAGACTAATTAATGTCTGTTCATCTACCTCAAAACTGTTATCTAAATAAGTTTCTTTGTTATTACGAACGACAATACACTGCTTACCGGGTTTGATAGTGCCTTTAAAACTGTTACCTGTCCATTCTACGGTCATGTCACAGCCGGGTAGCTTCTCCAAATCATCAACCGTTAAGTTTTTCAGACGTTCAAGGTCGCGCGCCGCCCCAAAATATTGTTCTTGCTCTTTTACTTTATAATTTTCCAATTCAATGACATCATCAACTACCGTAAACTTCAACACCCGCAACCGATAGGGAACATTCAGCATAAAATCATAAGCTTGTTCGAGGAATAGACTGGTTGCTCCTAGTAACTCATAGGGTAATGGGCGCATACACACTCGAATATGAGCATATAAAGGAGGATTTGCCCAAGCTTGCTCTTGGTTACTAAAATCTGCTGCCATCCATCGGACTAGGGTTTTAATATCGGTTGCGTGGGTCATAACAAGAATAACATTAGCCTTAAACTAGGTTAAAAATTAATTATATTCAATATTAATTGGATAGGCATAAATATTTAGCCCCCCTAATTAAGGGGGGGGACCTAACCAACCGTGATCATCAGCTTAAACCAGTTTCAAATTCGGATAAGCTGCTAGGATATCGTCGCTGGTAAGGGTATCGCCTTCAGCTTGAGGACTCCAGAGAACTTCCACCGCTAATAAGCGATCGCTACCAATGCCGCCAAGGGTTTGTAAAGCATTGCGTAAATCTTGAGAATCATTCACTTTAGGCAAGTCTAACTGACCTTCTACCCCGACAATAATCGTAGCGATGAGATATTCTCCCGACTCGTCGAGTTTAGCTAATTGTCCGGCGGCTTCAGGTAAAGAGGGGCGAGTAGCTTCTCCTTCTGTCAGTAGGTTATTGACATTCGATAGAGTTTCTTGTGTAAATTTACTCCGTTCTGTCAAGGCCCACTGATTAAACTTAGCTTCTGCACTGTCTAGAGAGGTTTTTTGAGATTCAGTCATTCCGTAGACCCAATATTCGGGGTGACGTAATAACGCTAAAGAAGCCTCTTGTAGGACATTTGCCCGTCCTTGGGGGGTTGAAGTATCTGCTCTTAAAGCTAACTCATTTAAGTCTTTTTGCAAATAGCGGGCGCTGGCTAATAAACCTACTTGAACTTTACCGACTGAAATTTGGGGGCTACCAATACTAAGCCCTTGTTCTGAACTCCCGATATTGCGAACACTTCTAACGAGGAAATTCGCGATCGCAATAAAGATCAGGATGGTAAACAGTCCACCAAACCCACCAAACCCAAAGAAAGGCAAAAGGAAGGGAAAACTGATCCCGCCGCCATAGCCGCCATAACCGCCATAACCGCCACCATAACCATATCCGGGGGAAGAATAACCACCACTAGGGGCACTATAAGACCGAGGGGCACTAAAAGAACCTCCTCCAATTCTGCCGCCAGTACGGGCAGCTAGGGCGCTACTAGCATCACCCAAGACTAGGGATAAGATTAACCCTAAGACGACCAGAGATTTTAAAAAGGGTTTCAGCATGGATAGGAATTTGTTAAACATGGCATAACTTGAAGTTTCATCTGATGTTGTTACTTTAGTGAGGGAAAGAGGCTGTTAACCTCATCACTATAAGATTCTTAAATATAGAGGCTTACATTTCTTACTGTATCGCACTTAAGAGGGAAAGGTTGGACGGGTAGAAGGTGAGGAAAACCCACCTAAGTCAATAGTCCAACATGAAGGACCACAGTTATGATGCTGGTTCTTTTTTACAGTTAACTATTGACTTCCTCCTCCAACAATCGTAACAATTTCTAAGCGATCACCCTCTTGCAGTTCAGTTTCTTGCCAGTATTGACGGTGTAAAATTTCACCATTATACTCAACCGCTACTAAACGAGGATTTAGCCCTAATTGTTCTAACATTTGGGGTAAATGAGTTCCTTGTGTACAGGTTTGAGGTTCCCCGTTAACTTGAAGATTAATTGACATTTTTATTTTTCTGTTGATTCATTAATCGTTAAAACATTGGTTTTCGGTTGTAGTTGAGGAAAGGTTCGTTTCCTAGTTAACAGTGAAAGCAACTGTCCGGTTATTAAGGCGGGTTGTTCAGCTTGCATAATAGCCCGAACCACAGATACCCGTTGCGCCCCGGCTGTGAGAACGTCTTTGATATTAGCCGTATCAATTCCGCCAATGGCAAACCAAGGAAGGGAGGAGTTTTTAGCCGCATAACGGACATATTCTAGCCCGGCGGCGGCTTTACCGGCTTTGGTGGGGGTTTCATAGACAGGACCAACGCCGATATAGTCTGCCCCTTCGGCGATCGCTTGTTGCATTTCTTGAGGGTTAGTGGTAGAACGTCCGATAATTTTTTGAGAACCTAAAATTTCCCTGGCGAGGGCGATGGGCATATCTTGCTGTCCTAAATGCACTCCATCGGCGTTTACCGCCAAGGCTAGGTCTACGCGATCATTAACAATAAATAATGCGCCGTAATCGTAGCACAATTGAGAGAGTTTATAAGCAATGGATAAGCGGCTGAGGTCTTCTGTTTCTTTATCGCGATATTGGACGAGGGTTAACCCTGCACTTAAGGCGGCTTCTACTACTGCAAAAATGTTTTCATGGGGGCAAGTGACCAAATAGAGTAAAGATTCTCGTAGTTTTTGATGGCGACGATAAACTAATAAATGGCTTTCTAAAGTATAGGCGCGGTAGCGCATTTGTTTAAAGACGATTCCCATTTCAGGGTTATATAACTTACCGTACTCTTCTAGTACCCTGAGTGCCTCTTCTATGCGGCATAAATTCGCCTGTAGGAGATGTTCGATACTGCTGCGGGTTTCTTCTTGAGGATGAGTTAATGCTGTTCCTGGATCGCCGGGAGTATCTCTGGCCATGCGTAATTCTGTGCTATGCCAACGGGCTAATTCTTGCCGCATTTCTTTACACTGTTCGGCTAGTTGACTATGGTTTAAGCCAAAGCGACACCATTCTTCAATGATCCGGAGTCCTTCTCTTGCCCGGTCTAAATTGGCATCTAATATCCGTTGTATAGCCGACTGTTGTCCCCTAATCTGACTATATTGTTCTTCCATTTTGCTGTAATGGGTTAGTCGTCACCCGTTAACCTGACACTCATTCATTGTAAGGTGGGATGAGCCAGAGACAAACCCTATTCATTTTTTTGTTATTTTAAGGGTTTAAATGCTCTCAAAAAATACTTAGTCTAGTTTGATGCTCAAGTTCCCAAAAGAGCGTTTAATCTCTTTACCATAC is from Gloeothece verrucosa PCC 7822 and encodes:
- a CDS encoding thiamine phosphate synthase — translated: MEEQYSQIRGQQSAIQRILDANLDRAREGLRIIEEWCRFGLNHSQLAEQCKEMRQELARWHSTELRMARDTPGDPGTALTHPQEETRSSIEHLLQANLCRIEEALRVLEEYGKLYNPEMGIVFKQMRYRAYTLESHLLVYRRHQKLRESLLYLVTCPHENIFAVVEAALSAGLTLVQYRDKETEDLSRLSIAYKLSQLCYDYGALFIVNDRVDLALAVNADGVHLGQQDMPIALAREILGSQKIIGRSTTNPQEMQQAIAEGADYIGVGPVYETPTKAGKAAAGLEYVRYAAKNSSLPWFAIGGIDTANIKDVLTAGAQRVSVVRAIMQAEQPALITGQLLSLLTRKRTFPQLQPKTNVLTINESTEK
- a CDS encoding chromophore lyase CpcT/CpeT, giving the protein MTHATDIKTLVRWMAADFSNQEQAWANPPLYAHIRVCMRPLPYELLGATSLFLEQAYDFMLNVPYRLRVLKFTVVDDVIELENYKVKEQEQYFGAARDLERLKNLTVDDLEKLPGCDMTVEWTGNSFKGTIKPGKQCIVVRNNKETYLDNSFEVDEQTLISLDRGYDPQTDELVWGSVAGAFHFKRRTSFADEVV
- a CDS encoding DUF1517 domain-containing protein yields the protein MFNKFLSMLKPFLKSLVVLGLILSLVLGDASSALAARTGGRIGGGSFSAPRSYSAPSGGYSSPGYGYGGGYGGYGGYGGGISFPFLLPFFGFGGFGGLFTILIFIAIANFLVRSVRNIGSSEQGLSIGSPQISVGKVQVGLLASARYLQKDLNELALRADTSTPQGRANVLQEASLALLRHPEYWVYGMTESQKTSLDSAEAKFNQWALTERSKFTQETLSNVNNLLTEGEATRPSLPEAAGQLAKLDESGEYLIATIIVGVEGQLDLPKVNDSQDLRNALQTLGGIGSDRLLAVEVLWSPQAEGDTLTSDDILAAYPNLKLV
- the thiS gene encoding sulfur carrier protein ThiS; translation: MSINLQVNGEPQTCTQGTHLPQMLEQLGLNPRLVAVEYNGEILHRQYWQETELQEGDRLEIVTIVGGGSQ
- the yidD gene encoding membrane protein insertion efficiency factor YidD, which produces MNTISLESLARNGAVWSINGYQKHISPKKGFSCPHRLLHGGLSCSEYVKSVFMDQNLSQVVKMSVERFKDCALASKHLQTQSSGGCLIVPCCIPI